Proteins encoded together in one bacterium window:
- a CDS encoding RraA family protein encodes MVNPAGKTQTAAAAPRPGFVLVRGAPRTDPATVEAFRDVPAALVSDSQGRQLTLHHSVKPIYQPMPRLLGSALTVKARPGDNMMAMKAIEEARSGDVLVISSDGESNLSVWGGIMATMAVRREIAGVVTDGLVRDVAQIRKAGLPVFATGLTPAAPTKDGPGQLNTVIACGNVIVHPGDIVIGDEDGVVIVPRAEAAFVLEMVRNRQARERMWLEHIARDDFSPLVNTDEDFRARGCDIRGA; translated from the coding sequence ATGGTGAACCCGGCAGGCAAGACGCAGACCGCGGCGGCGGCGCCGCGGCCCGGCTTCGTTCTGGTACGCGGGGCGCCGCGGACCGATCCGGCGACGGTCGAGGCGTTCCGCGACGTTCCGGCCGCGCTGGTGTCGGATTCCCAGGGCCGGCAGCTGACGCTGCACCATTCCGTAAAGCCGATCTATCAGCCGATGCCGCGGCTGCTCGGCTCGGCGCTGACGGTGAAGGCGCGGCCCGGCGACAACATGATGGCGATGAAGGCGATCGAGGAGGCGCGGTCCGGGGACGTGCTCGTCATCTCGAGCGACGGCGAGTCCAACCTCTCGGTCTGGGGCGGCATCATGGCCACGATGGCGGTCCGCCGCGAGATCGCCGGCGTCGTGACGGACGGACTCGTGCGCGACGTCGCGCAGATCAGGAAGGCCGGCCTGCCCGTGTTCGCCACCGGATTGACGCCGGCGGCGCCGACCAAGGACGGGCCGGGGCAGCTCAATACGGTCATCGCCTGCGGCAACGTCATCGTGCACCCCGGCGACATCGTGATCGGCGACGAGGACGGCGTCGTGATCGTGCCGCGGGCGGAGGCGGCGTTCGTGCTCGAGATGGTACGCAACCGGCAGGCGCGGGAGCGGATGTGGCTGGAACACATCGCCCGCGACGATTTCAGCCCGCTCGTCAACACCGACGAGGATTTCCGGGCGCGCGGATGCGACATCCGCGGAGCGTAG
- a CDS encoding GntR family transcriptional regulator, translating into MAPLGPVPVKRLGDTVYETLAEAIASGQLPEGAKLFEDEIAKQMGVSRTPVREAFRQLAKTGLVDADLYRTPVVRRLTRQDIEEIYALREALEPLALGLAVRNPDRAWLDDLDAKQRAIEEQYALGSAGVAESVHYNEFFHRAFVTASRHERLANIMDPLWIQVLRLSFLSHQLERLPSGRLPRAMAEHRAILEAARDRDVERGETLLRRHVRRGHEDLIASLFSASLQGGTS; encoded by the coding sequence TTGGCCCCATTAGGACCCGTTCCGGTCAAGCGCCTCGGTGACACCGTATACGAGACGCTTGCCGAAGCGATCGCGTCCGGCCAGCTGCCGGAAGGCGCGAAACTGTTCGAGGATGAGATCGCGAAGCAAATGGGCGTCAGCCGGACGCCGGTCCGGGAAGCGTTCCGCCAGCTCGCGAAAACCGGGCTCGTCGACGCGGATCTATACCGGACGCCCGTCGTGCGTCGGCTTACCCGCCAGGATATCGAGGAAATCTACGCGCTTCGCGAGGCGCTCGAACCGCTCGCTCTCGGCCTCGCGGTGCGCAATCCGGACAGGGCGTGGCTCGACGATCTCGACGCCAAGCAGCGCGCGATCGAAGAGCAATACGCCCTCGGCTCGGCCGGCGTCGCCGAGTCGGTGCACTACAACGAGTTCTTCCACCGTGCCTTCGTGACCGCCAGCCGGCACGAACGGCTCGCCAATATCATGGATCCGTTGTGGATCCAGGTGCTGCGGCTCTCCTTCCTGTCGCATCAGTTGGAACGGCTGCCCTCCGGCCGCCTGCCGCGCGCGATGGCGGAACATCGTGCGATTCTCGAAGCTGCGCGGGATCGGGACGTCGAGCGCGGCGAGACGCTGCTGCGCCGCCACGTTCGTCGAGGACACGAGGATCTGATCGCATCGCTCTTTTCAGCGTCGCTCCAAGGAGGCACGTCGTGA
- a CDS encoding membrane dipeptidase, producing the protein MKRKNYRGYRSFQYLEPGVDYKPFKLAAQLGRVASTPYPVSAEQEARVQRLFEEQVVISLHEHCFVAPENLEEIWEFRRWGRDWTAYEGLAASGLDAVFDNLMDGTALIHSRAGWKWDDVLTDLGLRLSDIAHQDMVIQCRTVADIHRAKANGQIAFIPALECITMIENELDRLDVLYGFGVRNMGIAYSEGNAAGAGLREARDGGLTQFGRQAVRRMNRLGVAIDVSHSGDQTSLDTVEVSEDPVFITHAGARALWNTRRLKPDDLLRACAAKGGVIGIEAAPHTTLTKKHPRHTIESVMEHFEYVAELVGIDSVAFGPDTLFGDHVGLHHVFANQLSISSAHGTKDFEEVEYVDGLENPAEGFWNITRWLVAHGYSDAEIAKAIGGNVLRVLERVWAPRSGAA; encoded by the coding sequence ATGAAGCGAAAGAACTATCGAGGATACCGGTCGTTCCAGTATCTCGAGCCGGGCGTCGACTACAAGCCGTTCAAGCTCGCCGCACAGCTCGGCCGCGTCGCCTCGACGCCGTATCCTGTGTCCGCGGAGCAGGAGGCGCGCGTCCAGCGGCTGTTCGAGGAACAGGTGGTCATCTCGCTGCACGAGCACTGCTTCGTCGCGCCGGAGAACCTCGAGGAGATCTGGGAGTTCCGGCGGTGGGGGCGCGATTGGACCGCCTACGAAGGGCTGGCCGCCTCGGGTCTCGACGCCGTCTTCGACAACCTGATGGACGGCACGGCGCTCATCCATTCGCGCGCCGGGTGGAAGTGGGACGACGTGCTGACCGATCTCGGCCTGCGGCTTTCCGACATCGCTCACCAGGACATGGTGATCCAGTGCCGCACCGTCGCCGACATCCACCGGGCCAAGGCGAACGGCCAGATCGCGTTCATCCCCGCGCTCGAATGCATCACGATGATCGAAAACGAGCTGGACCGGCTGGACGTCCTCTACGGCTTCGGCGTCCGGAACATGGGGATCGCCTACAGCGAGGGCAATGCCGCCGGCGCCGGTCTGCGCGAGGCGCGGGACGGCGGGCTCACCCAGTTCGGCCGGCAGGCCGTGCGGCGGATGAACCGGCTCGGCGTCGCGATCGACGTCTCACACAGCGGCGACCAGACGAGCCTCGATACGGTCGAGGTGAGCGAGGATCCCGTTTTCATCACGCACGCCGGCGCCCGCGCGCTGTGGAACACGAGGCGGCTGAAGCCGGACGACCTGCTCCGGGCCTGCGCGGCCAAGGGCGGGGTGATCGGCATCGAGGCGGCGCCGCACACGACGCTCACCAAGAAGCATCCGCGCCACACGATCGAGTCCGTCATGGAGCACTTCGAGTACGTGGCGGAGCTCGTAGGGATCGACTCCGTCGCCTTCGGACCCGACACGCTCTTCGGCGACCACGTCGGCCTGCACCACGTGTTCGCGAACCAACTGTCGATCTCGAGCGCGCACGGAACGAAGGACTTCGAGGAGGTCGAGTACGTGGACGGGCTCGAGAATCCCGCGGAGGGATTCTGGAACATCACCCGCTGGCTGGTCGCGCACGGCTACTCGGACGCGGAGATCGCCAAGGCGATCGGCGGCAACGTCCTGCGAGTGCTCGAGCGGGTCTGGGCGCCGAGGAGCGGAGCGGCATGA
- a CDS encoding creatininase family protein, translated as MRLGEMPWTEVREAIARGATAVVSLGSIEEHGPHSPGGDYIIVDEIGTRATDLSGDVLTPTLPFGYSEYFRNYPGTITLRSETLAAVLTDTIDSLLLHKFKRIVILNGHNGNTGTVELVQRRYRRSHGLIIPSIAPFQIIQAPDLVERVYGGRVELGHGGEPIGSLMMYLRPERMQMHRAGAFGRQKVFGMPTDGLGGIKVNGVRAAVPLDMEDVTPPTGSLSDPKLGSGERGRQLLEYAVEQCAGFLKWFRTVDPHLGTGAREQSEAGR; from the coding sequence GTGAGACTGGGTGAGATGCCCTGGACGGAAGTTCGGGAGGCAATCGCCCGCGGCGCGACCGCGGTCGTATCGCTCGGATCGATCGAAGAGCACGGTCCGCACAGCCCGGGCGGGGATTACATCATCGTCGATGAGATCGGTACCCGCGCCACGGATCTCTCCGGCGACGTGCTGACGCCGACGCTGCCGTTCGGCTATTCGGAGTACTTCCGGAATTATCCCGGCACGATCACGCTGCGCTCGGAGACGCTGGCGGCGGTGCTGACGGATACGATCGACAGCCTGCTGCTGCACAAGTTCAAGCGCATCGTCATCCTCAACGGCCACAACGGCAACACCGGCACCGTCGAGCTCGTCCAGCGGCGCTACCGGCGCTCGCACGGCCTGATCATTCCTTCCATCGCACCGTTCCAGATCATCCAGGCGCCGGACCTCGTCGAGCGCGTCTACGGCGGCAGGGTCGAACTCGGGCACGGCGGCGAGCCGATCGGATCGCTGATGATGTATCTGCGGCCGGAACGCATGCAGATGCACCGCGCCGGCGCCTTCGGCCGGCAGAAGGTTTTCGGCATGCCGACCGACGGGCTCGGCGGCATCAAGGTAAACGGCGTCCGCGCCGCGGTCCCGCTCGACATGGAGGACGTTACTCCGCCGACCGGCAGTCTCTCCGACCCGAAGCTCGGGAGCGGGGAGCGCGGCCGGCAGCTCCTCGAATACGCGGTGGAGCAGTGCGCCGGCTTCTTGAAGTGGTTCCGCACGGTGGATCCGCACCTCGGCACGGGCGCGCGCGAGCAGAGTGAGGCCGGACGATGA
- a CDS encoding RraA family protein, whose translation MSISPRVDRLPPDLVEGFLHVDPATVGHFIHHGFVDGGIKALWRPVKFAGPAFTVRTPAMDTTMLHRCFEYVKPGDVLVIDGSGDTVHARFGGVVAFAAMTQKVAGVVIDGLATDIREIEEYRLPVFARGLTALTTKMWGMGGAINVPVSVGGVTVRPGDLVTADDNGVLVLDPGEAPALLKRARDAEAAEKVLKDRMRGGACLTDLSGSRRLIDADLPAMVRKIRYPS comes from the coding sequence ATGAGCATCAGCCCGCGGGTCGACCGCCTGCCGCCGGATCTGGTGGAGGGCTTCCTGCACGTCGACCCCGCCACGGTCGGACACTTCATCCACCACGGATTCGTCGACGGCGGGATCAAGGCACTGTGGCGGCCGGTGAAGTTCGCCGGCCCGGCGTTTACGGTCCGCACCCCCGCGATGGACACGACGATGCTGCACCGGTGCTTCGAGTACGTGAAGCCCGGCGACGTGCTGGTGATCGACGGCAGCGGCGACACGGTGCACGCGCGATTTGGAGGCGTGGTGGCATTCGCCGCGATGACGCAGAAGGTCGCCGGCGTCGTCATCGACGGCCTGGCCACGGATATCCGCGAGATCGAAGAGTATCGTCTGCCTGTGTTCGCGCGCGGTCTCACGGCGCTGACCACGAAGATGTGGGGGATGGGCGGCGCGATCAACGTCCCGGTGTCCGTCGGCGGCGTGACCGTACGCCCGGGCGACCTCGTGACGGCCGACGACAACGGCGTGCTCGTGCTCGATCCGGGCGAAGCGCCCGCACTGCTCAAGCGCGCCCGGGACGCGGAGGCGGCCGAAAAGGTGCTGAAGGACAGGATGCGCGGCGGGGCGTGCCTCACGGACCTGTCGGGCAGCCGCCGCCTGATCGACGCCGATCTCCCCGCGATGGTGCGGAAGATCCGCTATCCGTCTTAA
- a CDS encoding zinc-binding dehydrogenase — MNAAVVHGRGGPEVVSVDRVPVPDLGPGEALVRVRACAMNRMDVWARTGPPQPVFPWKGRAYPVITGADIAGEVEAAASGVTGVRPGDRVVVFGALSCGRCEYCARGEQTMCPEYRIFGEHTQGGFAEYVAVPADNLEPIPAGTDFAAAAAGSTSYCTAWRCVVTRGEVRPGDDVLVLAAGGGVGVAAIDIARQAGARVFAGASTVEKREKAIAHGAAAAVDHGTAFSAWVLEQTGGRGVDIVVDSLGATWPESIRSLARGGRLVVCGATLDNKPAFDIRELYQRHRSIRGAPMGSRAEFRQVLKLLGQGRLRPTIDSVFPLDRIQEAHRRAESRVPFGKIVVTM; from the coding sequence ATGAACGCGGCCGTCGTGCACGGGCGCGGCGGGCCGGAGGTCGTCTCCGTCGACCGCGTGCCCGTGCCCGACCTCGGTCCCGGCGAGGCCCTCGTGCGGGTCCGCGCCTGCGCGATGAACCGCATGGACGTGTGGGCGCGAACCGGTCCACCGCAGCCGGTGTTTCCGTGGAAGGGACGGGCCTATCCCGTCATCACCGGCGCGGATATCGCCGGCGAAGTCGAGGCCGCCGCCTCGGGCGTCACCGGCGTCCGGCCCGGCGACCGGGTGGTGGTGTTCGGGGCGCTCTCGTGCGGGCGCTGTGAGTACTGCGCGCGCGGCGAGCAGACGATGTGTCCGGAGTACCGGATCTTCGGTGAGCACACGCAGGGCGGCTTCGCGGAGTACGTGGCGGTGCCGGCGGACAACCTCGAGCCGATCCCGGCGGGCACGGACTTCGCGGCGGCCGCGGCCGGCTCGACCTCCTACTGCACGGCGTGGCGCTGCGTTGTCACGCGCGGCGAAGTGCGGCCGGGAGACGACGTGCTCGTGCTCGCCGCGGGCGGCGGCGTCGGGGTCGCGGCGATCGACATCGCGCGGCAGGCCGGGGCCCGGGTGTTCGCCGGCGCCAGCACCGTGGAGAAGCGCGAGAAGGCGATCGCGCACGGCGCGGCGGCGGCCGTCGACCACGGCACCGCGTTCTCGGCGTGGGTGCTCGAGCAGACCGGCGGCCGGGGGGTCGACATCGTGGTCGATTCGCTCGGCGCGACGTGGCCGGAGAGCATCCGCAGCCTCGCGCGGGGCGGGCGCCTCGTCGTCTGCGGCGCGACACTCGACAACAAGCCCGCGTTCGACATTCGCGAGCTCTACCAGCGCCACCGCTCGATCCGCGGCGCGCCGATGGGCAGCCGCGCGGAGTTCCGGCAGGTGCTGAAACTGCTCGGGCAGGGCCGGCTGCGTCCGACCATCGACTCCGTCTTTCCGCTCGACCGCATCCAGGAGGCCCACCGCCGGGCGGAGAGCCGCGTGCCGTTCGGCAAAATCGTCGTCACGATGTAG
- a CDS encoding amidohydrolase family protein, with protein sequence MITAITAQRVLDCTGKAPIERGVVLVEGERIKAVGRRADVAVPARAEVIDCGAQTVLPGLVDAHSHASIVPGLGDQIGQLRQPPAPQLLRAVRNLRTDLLSGVTTLRVVGEEHFLDVELRDAIAAGRLPGPRLLVATRPITARNGHGAALTFSDGEQEIRKHIRENVAAGADLIKLFMTGGVSSKGTAARWYAYSRHEVEVAVEEAHRNSRPVAVHAHGGPGVRICIEAGVDTIEHGKLTEMDDLIAMRHRGTWLVTNNAVSGHPDGIEKGDAHVPSIMAKLLESREKSRENFSAVLESGVRWALGTDSMHGLMWWEIAKVVEWGADPYDALRAGTQRAAQAIGLGDDCGTLEPGKRADVISVDGDPLTDVASLARVGIVMQGGRRRDTLSVE encoded by the coding sequence ATGATTACGGCGATCACGGCGCAACGGGTGCTGGACTGTACGGGCAAGGCCCCGATCGAGCGCGGCGTGGTGCTCGTCGAAGGCGAGCGGATCAAGGCGGTGGGCCGGCGCGCCGACGTGGCCGTCCCGGCCCGCGCCGAGGTGATCGACTGCGGCGCGCAGACGGTGCTGCCCGGGCTCGTCGACGCGCACTCCCATGCGTCGATCGTCCCGGGCCTCGGCGACCAGATCGGGCAGTTGCGGCAGCCGCCGGCGCCGCAGCTGCTGCGCGCGGTGCGCAACCTGCGGACCGACTTGTTGTCCGGCGTGACGACGCTGCGGGTCGTCGGTGAGGAGCACTTCCTCGACGTCGAGCTGCGCGACGCGATCGCGGCCGGCCGGCTGCCGGGCCCGCGCCTGCTGGTCGCGACCCGGCCGATCACCGCGCGCAACGGGCACGGCGCGGCGCTCACGTTTTCCGACGGCGAGCAGGAGATTCGCAAGCACATCCGCGAGAACGTCGCGGCCGGCGCGGACCTCATCAAGCTGTTCATGACCGGCGGCGTGTCGAGCAAGGGCACCGCGGCGCGGTGGTACGCGTATTCGCGGCATGAAGTCGAGGTGGCCGTCGAGGAGGCGCATCGCAACAGCAGGCCGGTCGCGGTGCACGCACACGGCGGCCCGGGGGTCCGCATCTGCATCGAGGCGGGCGTCGACACGATCGAGCACGGCAAGCTGACCGAGATGGACGACCTGATCGCGATGCGCCACCGGGGCACGTGGCTCGTCACCAACAACGCCGTCTCAGGGCACCCCGACGGCATCGAGAAGGGCGACGCGCACGTCCCGTCGATCATGGCGAAGCTGCTCGAGTCGCGCGAGAAGTCTCGCGAGAACTTTTCGGCGGTGCTCGAGAGCGGCGTGCGGTGGGCGCTCGGCACCGACTCCATGCACGGCCTGATGTGGTGGGAGATCGCCAAAGTGGTAGAGTGGGGCGCCGACCCGTACGACGCGCTGCGGGCCGGCACCCAGCGCGCCGCCCAGGCGATCGGCCTCGGCGACGACTGCGGTACCCTCGAGCCCGGCAAACGCGCCGACGTCATCTCCGTCGACGGAGACCCGTTGACGGACGTGGCCAGTCTCGCCCGCGTCGGCATCGTGATGCAGGGCGGCCGCCGGCGCGACACGCTCTCGGTGGAGTAG
- a CDS encoding M55 family metallopeptidase, giving the protein MAGCRIFISADIEGVAGVATALQTLDAARQYQEGRELMTDEVSAAVAGAFDGGATDVYVCDSHAGMQNIIPGRLDERAVLLRGAMRDSLQMEGLDASFHAVFITGTHGRAGTPDAVLDHTWNSTMIYNLRINDRVMNEAELNALVAGRFGVPVVLLTGDEATMAQTREFLPQARTVAVKTGRGRGVAASLHPREACRRIREAAAEAVRARGQIRPVAVTNPLVMEIDYNRTDMAQTAALVPGVRRIAPRTVRVEAEPDVLFKLQELLVYRLRYEL; this is encoded by the coding sequence ATGGCCGGGTGCCGCATCTTCATCTCCGCCGATATCGAAGGGGTCGCCGGCGTCGCGACGGCGCTGCAGACGCTCGACGCGGCCCGCCAATACCAGGAAGGCCGCGAGCTGATGACCGACGAGGTGAGCGCGGCCGTGGCCGGCGCGTTCGACGGCGGCGCGACGGACGTGTACGTCTGCGACAGCCACGCCGGGATGCAGAACATCATTCCGGGCCGCCTCGACGAGCGGGCGGTGCTGCTGCGCGGCGCGATGCGCGACTCGCTGCAAATGGAAGGCCTCGACGCGTCGTTCCACGCGGTGTTCATCACCGGGACCCACGGACGCGCCGGCACGCCGGACGCCGTGCTCGACCACACCTGGAACAGCACCATGATCTACAATCTGCGCATCAACGACCGCGTGATGAACGAGGCTGAGCTCAACGCGCTCGTCGCGGGCCGGTTCGGCGTGCCGGTTGTGCTGCTCACCGGCGACGAGGCGACGATGGCGCAAACGCGAGAGTTCCTCCCGCAGGCGCGCACCGTCGCGGTGAAGACCGGACGGGGCCGCGGCGTCGCCGCCTCGCTGCATCCGCGCGAAGCCTGCCGGCGCATCCGCGAGGCGGCGGCCGAGGCGGTGCGCGCCCGCGGACAGATCCGGCCGGTCGCGGTGACGAATCCGCTCGTCATGGAGATCGATTACAACCGCACGGACATGGCGCAGACGGCGGCCCTCGTCCCGGGCGTGCGGCGCATCGCGCCGCGGACGGTCCGCGTCGAAGCCGAGCCGGACGTCCTTTTCAAACTCCAAGAATTGCTGGTCTACCGTCTCCGGTACGAGCTCTAG
- a CDS encoding ABC transporter substrate-binding protein — MNEIDLRDVARLLGVRGAGVTRRALLRRGLSAAAVTTVLGAAGALTAGGRAFSPAAALAAPSVAGSKTLTLAQAAEPSTLDPQFEQSGIIGTYLNAMMEHVMEFDRNLAIKNVLAQTSTPPKDGVTYRFKLRPNMKFWNGEPVDAAAVKFTYDRGLSKENRAKGLSDPVPILQGIDHVRVVDPLTVEVVTAKPSTLAWPFFCQEFILAPKYYASLSFQDSAIKPMGSGPWKFGHWMKGDRLEMTANADYWRGKPQIDNLVFRTVPDASTRLAMLERGEVDIITDVDPDDLPTIRGNAKLRAEAALTTFRVHIGVPCNQAKWKDRRARTALNYAVNVDNIIKYVLGGIPKERLRTPVITPGWPNANIKSYPYDPAKAKELLNAAGFDWNQKVTLYTITGGMKRLDVAQAIVADLKRLGMSRAEVQVLQSAEFTSKLKAKEFDDLYLNLLGAPSYGPIEVALPTGDLALDSSHFTDATQNGPKYLELYHEVRETFDVRRQHDLVNQLQSLFMEESAWILLYREAYLFGVNKRTDWRPTSYTRIHFWLPDDRDVRITG, encoded by the coding sequence ATGAACGAGATCGATCTGCGAGACGTAGCGCGGCTTTTGGGGGTCCGCGGAGCGGGGGTGACACGGCGGGCGCTGCTGCGGCGGGGTCTGTCGGCCGCCGCCGTGACGACGGTGCTGGGAGCCGCGGGGGCGCTCACCGCCGGCGGCCGCGCGTTCTCGCCCGCCGCGGCACTCGCCGCGCCCTCCGTCGCGGGCTCCAAAACGCTCACGCTGGCCCAAGCCGCCGAACCGAGCACGCTCGATCCACAGTTTGAACAGTCCGGAATCATCGGCACGTACTTGAACGCCATGATGGAGCACGTCATGGAGTTCGACCGCAATCTGGCGATCAAGAACGTGCTCGCCCAGACCTCGACGCCTCCCAAGGACGGCGTCACCTACCGCTTCAAACTACGCCCCAATATGAAGTTCTGGAACGGCGAGCCGGTCGATGCGGCCGCGGTGAAGTTCACCTACGACCGCGGGCTCAGCAAGGAAAACCGCGCGAAGGGTCTCAGCGATCCGGTTCCCATTCTCCAGGGCATCGATCACGTGCGGGTGGTGGACCCCCTCACGGTGGAGGTCGTCACCGCAAAGCCGTCCACCCTGGCGTGGCCGTTCTTCTGTCAGGAGTTCATCCTCGCGCCCAAGTACTACGCGTCGCTGAGCTTTCAGGACTCAGCGATCAAGCCGATGGGCAGCGGTCCGTGGAAATTCGGGCACTGGATGAAGGGCGACCGGCTGGAGATGACGGCCAACGCCGATTACTGGCGTGGGAAGCCCCAGATCGACAACCTTGTCTTCCGTACGGTGCCGGACGCGTCCACCCGCCTGGCGATGCTGGAGCGGGGTGAGGTCGACATCATTACCGATGTCGATCCGGACGACCTCCCGACGATCCGCGGCAACGCCAAACTGCGCGCCGAGGCCGCGCTCACGACGTTCCGCGTCCATATCGGCGTGCCGTGCAACCAGGCGAAGTGGAAGGACCGGCGGGCCCGTACCGCCCTGAACTACGCCGTCAATGTCGACAACATCATCAAGTACGTCCTCGGCGGCATTCCGAAAGAGCGGCTCCGTACCCCGGTCATCACGCCGGGCTGGCCGAACGCCAACATCAAGTCCTACCCGTACGATCCGGCAAAGGCGAAGGAGCTCCTGAACGCCGCCGGGTTCGACTGGAACCAGAAGGTCACGCTGTACACCATCACCGGCGGGATGAAGCGCCTCGACGTCGCACAGGCGATTGTCGCCGACCTCAAGAGGCTCGGCATGAGCAGAGCGGAGGTGCAGGTGCTGCAGAGCGCCGAGTTCACCTCGAAGCTCAAAGCGAAGGAGTTCGACGACCTGTATCTCAACCTGCTCGGTGCCCCGAGCTACGGGCCGATCGAGGTGGCGCTTCCGACGGGCGACCTTGCGCTGGACTCATCCCACTTCACGGATGCGACGCAGAACGGGCCCAAGTACCTCGAGCTGTACCACGAGGTGCGGGAGACGTTCGATGTCCGCCGGCAACACGACCTGGTGAACCAGCTGCAGTCGCTGTTCATGGAAGAGTCCGCGTGGATCCTGCTGTACCGTGAGGCCTATCTGTTCGGAGTGAACAAGCGGACGGACTGGCGCCCCACGAGCTACACGCGGATCCACTTCTGGCTGCCCGACGACCGGGACGTGCGGATCACCGGCTGA
- a CDS encoding ABC transporter ATP-binding protein: MARRRLMTAPLIDVDGLRKYFPLRRAFWSRTGGHYVRGVDGVSFAVPRGSSLGIAGESGCGKTTLARLLVRLLAATSGSVRFDGAEIGLLAGPRLLAFRRQAQMMFQNPYEAINPRFTIGRALLEPLIIHRIGTPDDRMDRVTAALAQVQLSPPGTFVDAFPHQLSGGQLQRVGLARALLVDPIFLIADEPVSMLDVSIRAGILNLMKEIARTRQLTTVYISHDLALVRYVCDTTMIMYLGAVAEMGPTQEVLTRAKHPYTRLLLAAAPVPDPTFRVPEIASTELVPTAIGPARGCPFVDRCPEAMPVCRTTVPPSTLVGPGHHAACHLYV; this comes from the coding sequence GTGGCGCGCCGCCGTCTCATGACGGCGCCGCTGATCGACGTCGACGGACTGCGGAAGTACTTTCCGCTGCGCCGTGCCTTCTGGAGCCGCACCGGCGGCCACTACGTTCGCGGCGTCGACGGCGTCTCGTTCGCGGTGCCGCGGGGTTCGTCGCTCGGCATCGCGGGCGAAAGCGGCTGCGGCAAAACCACCCTGGCCCGCCTGCTCGTGCGGCTGCTCGCCGCAACCTCGGGCAGCGTCCGGTTCGACGGCGCCGAGATCGGGCTGCTCGCCGGGCCCCGGCTGCTCGCGTTTCGGCGGCAGGCCCAGATGATGTTTCAGAATCCGTACGAGGCGATCAATCCCCGCTTCACGATCGGTCGGGCGCTCCTCGAACCGCTCATCATCCACCGCATCGGAACGCCGGACGACCGGATGGACCGGGTGACGGCCGCCCTGGCGCAGGTGCAGCTCTCGCCCCCCGGGACATTTGTGGATGCGTTTCCGCACCAGCTGTCGGGCGGGCAGCTGCAGCGCGTCGGTCTGGCGCGCGCCCTGTTGGTCGATCCGATCTTCCTCATCGCCGACGAGCCGGTGTCGATGCTGGACGTCTCCATCCGGGCCGGCATCCTCAACCTCATGAAGGAGATCGCGCGCACCCGCCAGCTCACGACCGTGTATATCTCGCACGACCTCGCGCTCGTCCGCTATGTCTGCGACACCACGATGATCATGTACCTCGGGGCCGTGGCGGAGATGGGGCCGACGCAGGAAGTCCTGACGAGAGCCAAGCACCCGTACACCCGCCTGTTGCTCGCCGCGGCGCCCGTCCCGGACCCGACCTTTCGCGTCCCGGAGATCGCTTCGACGGAGCTCGTGCCGACCGCGATCGGGCCCGCGCGGGGGTGTCCGTTCGTGGACCGCTGCCCCGAGGCGATGCCGGTCTGCCGGACGACCGTGCCGCCGTCGACGCTCGTCGGTCCGGGGCACCACGCGGCGTGCCACTTGTACGTTTGA